In one window of Candidatus Zixiibacteriota bacterium DNA:
- a CDS encoding Gldg family protein — protein sequence MNNILTLFKREFVAYFNAPIAYIFIIVFLAVNSGLFMTSFFLTGTADMRGFFGLLPITLIIFIPAITMRLWAEDSREGTIALLHSFPITSSQLVLGKFLASFVFYLITLVCTMVIPIMIMFLGNPDLGPIIGGYFGAALLGAFYLSIGIFISGLFKDQIVAFILSMVACFIFYMLGTDYISIMIDSWFGGLGSILMNSVGTANHFASIERGVLDIRDIIYFLSYTLIFLWLNAVTVEQLMRRLADKKFIINAVIGLAVIFMLNVVVGGINFGRFDLTEGNIYTISPASKNILKKLKDAPITIRYYVSPKEKMPASMKNIEQDVTDLLREFEIVSDRFRFELVDPTTDVDIAKTIEEKGIQPFDTRSIEKDSFGIKRIYSAIAISYLDKPEEVIPRVIPQNLPNLEYELLSRIYRMTMTAKPRVVLMAPYDVSRQDPRRRQMMMQMGQDVPEKEDRYKSIAQVLQTENYEVIRTEATESDPIPDDFDLLLVLSPKSLSDRQRYEINKALVSGKKVIMGVQNYGFSYAPQQGAGIQVSPQQYRPAMNDLLDNYGLAIADDILMDASQEVLSIPQRKTIGGFLQTTVETPVKLPIQIKITDQGMNQDVSITNRVSSLLYLWGSGLEYDKTKLAELGLDYKILIKSSPNTWTIPFTGGPISPDDINPNKHELVGSQTLAMMVSGQFPNAYENMPIPKWPSQTDSIETAATTETIAKAPGKLVLYGCGEMFSDQVLGAGSNALLMLNSVDALVLGDDLINVRSKMMTQRFISETSAASKVFWKFFIVLLVPIILIVIGIARYVMRRKRREIYQRLLEQTSI from the coding sequence GATTCGCGAGAGGGCACTATTGCGCTTCTACATTCATTTCCGATAACCAGCAGTCAGCTTGTGCTGGGCAAGTTTTTAGCCAGTTTTGTGTTTTATTTAATCACTCTGGTATGCACAATGGTTATTCCCATAATGATAATGTTTTTGGGCAATCCCGACCTTGGGCCGATAATCGGCGGTTATTTTGGAGCCGCTTTATTGGGCGCATTTTATCTTTCAATAGGGATTTTCATTTCCGGGTTGTTTAAAGACCAGATCGTTGCTTTTATCTTGAGTATGGTCGCCTGTTTTATTTTCTATATGCTTGGCACAGATTATATCTCTATTATGATTGATAGCTGGTTTGGCGGGTTGGGATCAATCCTCATGAACTCAGTCGGCACTGCCAATCATTTCGCCTCAATAGAGCGCGGCGTACTCGATATTCGCGATATAATATATTTTCTCTCGTACACTCTCATTTTCCTCTGGCTCAATGCAGTTACAGTTGAACAGTTAATGCGCCGTCTGGCAGACAAGAAATTTATTATCAATGCCGTAATTGGCCTGGCAGTAATATTTATGCTTAATGTGGTTGTCGGCGGTATAAATTTCGGGCGGTTTGATTTAACCGAGGGCAATATATACACTATTAGCCCGGCCTCAAAAAACATCCTTAAAAAGCTGAAAGACGCGCCTATTACCATACGCTATTACGTTTCACCGAAGGAAAAAATGCCGGCATCTATGAAAAATATCGAACAGGATGTTACAGACCTTTTACGCGAGTTCGAGATAGTATCCGACCGTTTCAGATTTGAATTAGTCGATCCGACTACCGATGTTGATATTGCAAAAACCATCGAGGAGAAGGGAATTCAACCATTTGACACCCGTTCGATTGAAAAAGATTCTTTTGGAATTAAGAGAATATATTCGGCTATTGCCATATCTTATCTCGACAAACCCGAAGAGGTTATCCCCAGAGTTATACCTCAAAATTTGCCAAATCTCGAGTATGAACTGTTATCCAGAATCTATCGCATGACCATGACTGCCAAACCGAGAGTTGTTTTGATGGCGCCCTATGATGTTTCCCGTCAGGACCCGCGGAGGCGTCAGATGATGATGCAAATGGGGCAGGATGTGCCTGAAAAAGAAGATAGATATAAATCCATAGCCCAGGTTTTACAGACTGAAAACTATGAAGTCATACGAACCGAAGCAACCGAATCAGATCCGATTCCCGATGATTTCGATTTACTGCTTGTGCTTTCGCCAAAAAGCCTGTCCGATAGACAGCGTTATGAAATCAATAAAGCGCTTGTCTCCGGTAAGAAGGTGATAATGGGAGTTCAAAATTACGGCTTTAGCTATGCTCCTCAACAAGGTGCGGGCATTCAAGTTTCGCCGCAGCAATACAGACCTGCAATGAACGACCTATTGGATAATTATGGACTGGCAATTGCCGATGACATACTCATGGATGCCAGTCAGGAGGTATTGTCGATTCCTCAGCGCAAGACTATTGGCGGTTTTTTGCAAACAACTGTCGAAACACCCGTAAAATTGCCTATCCAGATAAAGATTACAGATCAAGGTATGAATCAGGATGTATCGATTACCAACAGAGTTTCCAGTTTGTTGTATTTATGGGGCAGCGGTCTTGAATATGACAAAACAAAGCTTGCCGAATTAGGCTTGGATTATAAGATACTTATTAAATCATCACCTAATACCTGGACGATTCCCTTTACCGGCGGGCCTATTTCACCTGATGATATCAATCCCAACAAGCATGAATTAGTAGGTTCTCAAACATTAGCTATGATGGTAAGCGGTCAGTTTCCTAATGCCTATGAGAATATGCCAATACCGAAATGGCCGAGTCAGACAGATTCAATCGAAACGGCGGCAACAACTGAAACAATTGCCAAGGCTCCCGGCAAACTCGTGCTTTACGGATGTGGGGAAATGTTCTCCGACCAGGTTTTAGGAGCGGGGAGCAATGCGCTTTTAATGTTGAACTCAGTCGATGCTTTGGTTCTCGGGGATGATCTTATCAATGTTAGATCCAAGATGATGACCCAGAGGTTTATCAGCGAAACATCAGCCGCCAGCAAGGTGTTTTGGAAATTCTTCATTGTATTGCTGGTTCCGATTATTCTAATCGTAATAGGAATTGCCCGGTACGTGATGAGACGTAAAAGACGGGAAATTTATCAACGTTTACTTGAACAAACATCAATATAG
- a CDS encoding DUF4340 domain-containing protein: MKNKNFAVLIGVLVILIAIYLFQQLNTGKKSISESMINVFPDLKASSVSAIKVYKQDYPDSGLSFVKKDGAWLISSYFNAPAKENDIDKLLSDIKTLQGEVRSTKAELFDDYDIADSIALHVELLRPDSSELVHMLVGKGVPQASKSSFVRKFNADTVYIANQNFLSRFAVWNAEPAKKMPSKRWAEMKMTDVDKELVISFEIKAKRKLYRFEKKQVPTEDTTAPPKYIWEQIKPKKGKILEDKDIQPILNRIVTFNSQEIINDEILKEYGLTKPKYSVSFTTVDGKSTIVSFGNAIDTTSNAYYTSVDNKPFVYKVAKYNFESIFVNPFKDD; encoded by the coding sequence ATGAAAAATAAAAACTTTGCGGTACTGATTGGCGTTCTTGTGATATTGATAGCCATCTATTTATTTCAACAGCTAAACACCGGCAAGAAAAGCATAAGCGAAAGCATGATCAATGTATTCCCTGATCTCAAAGCCTCAAGTGTTAGCGCAATTAAGGTCTATAAGCAGGACTATCCTGATTCCGGACTTAGTTTTGTAAAAAAAGATGGAGCGTGGTTGATTTCATCATACTTCAACGCTCCAGCTAAGGAAAACGATATTGATAAACTCCTCAGCGATATTAAAACGCTTCAAGGCGAGGTAAGGTCAACAAAAGCTGAACTGTTTGATGATTACGATATTGCCGATAGTATTGCTCTTCATGTAGAGCTTTTACGACCGGACTCATCCGAACTCGTTCATATGCTGGTTGGCAAAGGGGTTCCCCAGGCTTCCAAGTCGAGTTTCGTTCGTAAATTTAACGCCGACACGGTATATATAGCTAATCAGAATTTCCTATCGCGTTTTGCTGTCTGGAATGCCGAACCAGCCAAAAAAATGCCGAGTAAAAGATGGGCTGAAATGAAGATGACCGATGTCGACAAAGAGCTTGTCATCTCATTCGAGATTAAAGCCAAACGCAAGCTTTATCGATTCGAAAAGAAGCAGGTGCCTACCGAGGATACAACTGCGCCGCCTAAATACATCTGGGAGCAGATTAAGCCTAAGAAAGGCAAAATCCTCGAAGATAAAGATATTCAGCCTATTTTAAACCGGATAGTCACGTTTAATTCGCAGGAAATTATTAACGATGAAATTCTAAAAGAGTATGGCCTTACAAAACCGAAGTACTCTGTTAGTTTCACTACTGTCGATGGCAAGTCAACTATCGTTAGCTTTGGCAATGCAATTGATACAACCTCAAATGCCTATTATACATCTGTTGATAACAAACCGTTTGTTTATAAAGTTGCCAAATATAATTTCGAATCAATCTTCGTGAATCCGTTTAAGGATGATTAG
- a CDS encoding N-6 DNA methylase: MNTKQEDLFTEHDPIRYGDIRRHSNLFLPKYLVKESKNTILMDEAQDKAYEIILKWTELESKGKLEKKKETTLEGEFITEVFGDALGYSLFSENKKQWNIESKYSVNGGEADAAIGFFEPEKKTPPFALIELKGPNTNLDRDRFNGRTAVQQCWDYLDAIPECPWGIVSNFVSFRLYHRNHTPRAYQLFVLRELQDKEKFRQFYYLLQRAGLLPIPKDRKPRAVALLEDTSKQQQKVGDELYNHYSYNRKRMINHLKGKPHNKTLDKSISIAQKLLDRIIFVAFCEDRKLLPENSLHKAYSKLPPFSRVTNPKWQNFLDLFHSIDKGNKNRGIPPYNGGLFKEDPEIDNLNLNDDWTTFFDSIGKYDFRDEVNVDVLGHLFEKSVNEIERIKLGGLFGEEFEDNGQPAMDKSVERKQYGIYYTPPEFTKFITHNTINRLIDERFEKILKEHKLTANDLNSNEKDSRIADYWKECLHALRQIKIVDPACGSGAFLISAYDCLESRYSDVINNIIFHDNDDDEELLEKIPDFILHDNIFGVDLSYEAVEITQLALWLRTAQEGRTLADLSKNIICGNSIVDDPEVHPRAMIWDETFPEIFNRENSGFDCVIGNPPWERIKLQEREFFDVVSADIAASVNASARRKLIAKLKNSNPELHQRYTEAKSLAENTLHHIRKADRFKLAANGDINTYAVFAELAYRIAAPDARVGILVPTGIATDYTNREFFNTLVDSKSLVSLYDFENKAPTFPDVHRSYKFCVLLFGGHKKKFKKTDFVFFAHSMDELKNRKIHIELNADDFKLFNPNTRTCPIFRTPRDAKLTKYVYQRVPILIDKNREKGGNPWGIKFYTMFHQTNDAELFHTADKLKTMKYKRHGAVWEKGKKVYLPLYEAKMIQMYDHRAASIFIKDTNWMRQGQTKATVLSQHQNPEFNSEPRWWVNKESVIKEIGSDYSEFISYKDITSPTNLRTMIAAFIPFTGVLNSAPLILTSGNISNKLQCCLLANLNSIPMDFIARQKVGGVHLNFFIIEQLPIFSPDFYADRCPWNRRSSLEKWISDRVLKLTCTSNDMIPLAKAAGFDPPVHKWKPDERTDLMAQLDAAYLILYGINREDVEYILSTFSGIKKEGEGMFESQSSFNLILKHYDSLIDTSNL, translated from the coding sequence ATGAATACTAAACAAGAAGATTTATTTACCGAACACGACCCAATTAGATATGGCGATATTCGCCGCCATAGCAACCTGTTTTTACCCAAATACTTAGTAAAGGAATCTAAGAATACTATTTTAATGGATGAAGCTCAGGATAAAGCATATGAAATAATTTTAAAATGGACGGAACTGGAATCAAAAGGAAAACTTGAAAAGAAAAAGGAAACCACTTTAGAAGGTGAGTTTATAACGGAAGTATTCGGAGATGCGCTGGGCTATTCACTATTCTCTGAGAATAAAAAACAGTGGAATATCGAATCAAAATACTCTGTTAATGGCGGCGAAGCTGATGCTGCCATAGGTTTCTTTGAACCCGAAAAGAAAACCCCGCCTTTTGCATTAATAGAACTTAAAGGACCAAATACCAATCTGGATAGAGACCGTTTTAATGGACGAACTGCTGTACAGCAATGCTGGGATTATCTCGACGCTATACCTGAATGCCCTTGGGGAATTGTAAGTAATTTTGTAAGTTTTCGACTTTATCACAGAAATCATACTCCAAGAGCATATCAGTTATTTGTCTTGCGGGAATTGCAAGATAAAGAAAAATTCCGGCAGTTTTACTATCTTTTGCAGCGAGCTGGGCTTTTGCCTATTCCGAAAGATAGAAAACCGCGAGCAGTAGCGCTTCTTGAGGATACAAGCAAACAACAGCAAAAAGTTGGTGATGAATTATATAATCATTATAGCTATAATCGCAAAAGAATGATAAATCACCTTAAAGGAAAACCGCATAATAAAACCTTAGATAAATCAATATCTATTGCCCAAAAACTGCTCGACCGCATTATATTTGTCGCTTTTTGTGAAGACAGGAAACTGCTTCCTGAAAATTCGCTTCATAAAGCATACAGCAAACTGCCGCCATTTTCCCGCGTTACAAATCCCAAATGGCAGAATTTTCTCGACCTGTTTCATAGTATCGACAAAGGCAATAAAAATAGAGGCATCCCGCCATATAACGGCGGCTTATTTAAAGAAGACCCGGAAATTGACAATCTTAATCTAAACGACGACTGGACTACTTTCTTTGATAGTATCGGCAAATATGATTTCCGCGATGAGGTTAACGTAGATGTCTTAGGCCATTTATTCGAGAAGTCTGTAAATGAAATAGAACGAATCAAACTCGGTGGATTATTCGGCGAAGAATTTGAAGATAATGGTCAGCCTGCAATGGATAAATCTGTCGAACGAAAACAATATGGAATATATTATACTCCACCCGAATTTACTAAATTTATCACTCATAATACAATAAACAGGCTTATTGATGAAAGATTTGAAAAAATATTAAAAGAACACAAACTAACTGCTAATGATCTTAATTCTAACGAGAAAGATTCGCGAATAGCTGATTACTGGAAAGAATGTTTGCATGCTCTTCGCCAAATTAAGATTGTTGACCCTGCTTGCGGCAGCGGAGCTTTTTTAATAAGCGCTTATGATTGTTTAGAATCAAGATATAGCGATGTTATTAATAATATCATTTTCCACGACAACGATGATGATGAAGAATTATTAGAAAAAATACCCGATTTTATTCTTCATGACAATATTTTCGGCGTTGACCTATCCTATGAAGCAGTGGAAATTACGCAGTTGGCTTTATGGCTTCGCACAGCCCAAGAGGGCAGAACATTAGCCGATTTATCGAAAAATATAATCTGCGGCAACAGCATTGTCGATGACCCGGAAGTCCACCCGAGAGCCATGATTTGGGATGAAACTTTTCCGGAAATATTTAACAGGGAAAATAGCGGCTTCGATTGCGTAATCGGCAACCCGCCGTGGGAAAGAATCAAGCTTCAGGAAAGAGAATTTTTCGATGTCGTAAGCGCAGATATTGCCGCCTCAGTCAATGCATCCGCCAGACGAAAACTTATAGCCAAACTCAAAAATTCTAATCCCGAGCTTCATCAGCGTTATACTGAGGCGAAATCATTAGCTGAAAACACGCTTCACCACATCCGAAAAGCTGACAGATTTAAGCTTGCGGCTAATGGCGATATAAATACTTATGCTGTATTCGCAGAGCTTGCCTATCGAATTGCCGCCCCGGATGCTCGCGTTGGGATTTTAGTCCCTACGGGAATAGCGACAGATTATACTAATAGAGAGTTTTTCAATACTTTGGTTGATTCTAAATCGCTTGTTAGTTTGTATGATTTCGAGAACAAAGCTCCAACTTTTCCTGATGTTCATCGGTCATATAAATTTTGCGTTCTATTATTTGGAGGTCATAAAAAGAAATTTAAAAAAACAGATTTTGTTTTTTTCGCCCATAGCATGGATGAATTGAAAAATAGAAAGATACATATAGAACTTAATGCTGATGATTTTAAGCTATTTAATCCCAATACTCGAACTTGCCCTATTTTCCGTACGCCGCGCGATGCCAAGCTTACAAAATATGTTTATCAGCGTGTGCCCATTTTGATTGATAAAAACCGCGAAAAGGGCGGCAATCCCTGGGGAATTAAATTTTACACAATGTTCCATCAAACCAATGATGCTGAATTGTTTCATACCGCTGATAAGCTTAAGACAATGAAATATAAACGTCACGGCGCAGTGTGGGAAAAAGGCAAAAAGGTTTATTTGCCGCTGTATGAGGCAAAGATGATTCAAATGTACGACCATCGCGCCGCAAGTATCTTTATTAAGGATACAAATTGGATGCGTCAAGGGCAAACAAAGGCGACAGTCCTCTCTCAACATCAAAACCCGGAATTTAATAGTGAACCAAGATGGTGGGTGAATAAAGAGTCTGTAATAAAAGAAATAGGAAGCGATTATTCCGAATTTATTTCTTATAAAGATATCACGAGTCCTACTAACTTAAGAACAATGATAGCAGCATTTATTCCCTTTACCGGCGTTCTCAATTCTGCTCCATTAATCTTAACATCTGGAAATATCTCTAACAAACTTCAATGTTGTTTATTAGCAAATCTAAATAGTATTCCTATGGATTTTATAGCGCGTCAAAAAGTAGGCGGCGTACATCTTAACTTCTTCATTATAGAACAATTGCCAATATTCTCGCCCGATTTTTATGCCGACCGCTGTCCCTGGAACCGCCGTTCCTCGCTTGAGAAATGGATATCCGACCGCGTCTTAAAACTTACCTGCACCAGCAATGATATGATTCCTCTTGCCAAAGCCGCCGGTTTTGATCCGCCTGTTCATAAATGGAAACCCGATGAAAGAACCGACCTCATGGCTCAGCTTGACGCCGCTTATCTTATCCTCTACGGCATTAATCGCGAGGATGTGGAATATATTTTATCAACATTCAGCGGCATTAAGAAAGAGGGCGAAGGGATGTTCGAATCACAATCTTCATTTAATTTAATCTTGAAGCATTATGACAGCTTAATTGATACAAGCAATCTGTAA